Genomic DNA from Leptospirillum ferriphilum:
GACGATAAGTCGACTTGAGCAGGATTTTGTTGAATAAGGATGTCTGTTTTCTTTTTTTCACCCAACGGGTCTATCGTCCAAGATACATCTGTTATCGCTTCTTTAAAAGCCTGCAGGTGGAATTCAGCAAGTTTGTAGTCGTAGCTTTTGAGCAAATTGGCGATGAGCCCCAAAAAAGAAAAAACGACCAAAAATGGGTTCAATTTTTCAGGGTTCAGAAAGCGGGTTGCTAGATCGTTTCGGACCCAAAGATACCTTTTCCAGAAGGCTCCCCTTTTCTCCAGGGTTGCGTGCCAAAGAAAGATATGCGGAGGAACTAAAACTTGAACGCCATTTTTTTTGAGAAGAAGTCCTTGCAAAACGTCTTCGTAATAAATAAAGAAAGCAGGAAGAAAAGAAAGTTTTTCGGTTGGGGCGGACATGAGCCACAAGGCAGTGTAGTCAAGCTTATCGACCTGAAAAAGAGGGGTAAGATTTTTCTGTATTTCGAGGTTTGTTCTCTTGTGCAACGGCTTCAGGGAGTTAAGACCCTGATCCAGAACAAGAGAACCTTTTTCCCATAAAATGTTGGGTGATTGTAAAGTGAGCATTCCCGCCCCGACGGAAAGACCTTTCCCCGATAAGATCTGAAAGAGGAGAAGACGGTAAAGCATTTCTGGAGGGAGAATAATGTCATCGTCAGCGATGACCATGAAATCTGTTTTCAGGTCTCGGGCCATTGCTAAGCCTCTCATGACGCCGGACGTACAACCCAAGTTGGTCTGCTTGATGAGTCGAATCCTGGAATCGTCCGGGAGCTTGTCCCGAGAGAGCGATCCTCCATTATCTACAACGAGGATCTGAAGGTTTATGGAGAGGAGCGGGGGATAACCGCAAAGCGAATCCAAAAGTGGTAAAACAAATTCATCCCGGTTGAATGCCGTGATGGACAGGAGAATGGAGGATGC
This window encodes:
- a CDS encoding glycosyltransferase family 2 protein; its protein translation is MKNIAILPKKEKETSYPDKNFSQTICLQNFLYDFTSFGIDSLWGHSSHPIQRTDRKISSISSKETSTLKFDGIANLYPIDYFLSHTPVSGVSLKTHLSADNARILIVNISRQNTRTILFDEKITNFSGEFLSDWINTSDLEGSLHLEIEYKGTLEISQTAWVTSLSKPILASSILLSITAFNRDEFVLPLLDSLCGYPPLLSINLQILVVDNGGSLSRDKLPDDSRIRLIKQTNLGCTSGVMRGLAMARDLKTDFMVIADDDIILPPEMLYRLLLFQILSGKGLSVGAGMLTLQSPNILWEKGSLVLDQGLNSLKPLHKRTNLEIQKNLTPLFQVDKLDYTALWLMSAPTEKLSFLPAFFIYYEDVLQGLLLKKNGVQVLVPPHIFLWHATLEKRGAFWKRYLWVRNDLATRFLNPEKLNPFLVVFSFLGLIANLLKSYDYKLAEFHLQAFKEAITDVSWTIDPLGEKKKTDILIQQNPAQVDLSSRLPKDFLIQKKNSLGLKILKRLGNILTLGNYLNPFSKSVRDDGKLLFRFHGDYESWGWFGYHTLAVVDKKGIGYLCHRSWKKAVKFIFPCLSLSFRFLISRNTLSKRYKEHMHHYENAWRDTFLILDTKNRETSPEGSK